The Cygnus atratus isolate AKBS03 ecotype Queensland, Australia chromosome 25, CAtr_DNAZoo_HiC_assembly, whole genome shotgun sequence DNA segment TGATGCTCCAGCGATGACTAACGCACCACTGCCTGAGAACAGGATAATCTGCTAACCCAGACACGATGTACTTACGATATAACATTTATAACTTGCTAGTATTTCTAGGAACGGGATTTAATTTAAGCGAGAGCAGCAAGGTGTAACACCAACCCAGCATGCGTGTTACCGTAGCACAGACGTGCTCAGCTAGCTGGAGCTTACTCCCCAGTCCCAAGAAGTGTAATTGTGTCTGTTTCCCTTTGTCAGCTCGGATTGACAGCAAAGACAAGGAAGGGGCTgaagctgaggaaaagaaaccGAAGgtaagctgaaaaacaaaacccgCCATGATGTCAACCCACCTGTGTGGGTTGTGCATGTTCCtgtcttcctctcctgctctcctgcactGGGCTGTGCCAAACCCTGCCATTGTCTGCCattcttcagtctttcttccaagagcattttaatttttgtcttccCTTGCCCTGGTTTGGATGGTGCAATCCGTGGTGATCCTTGAGGGCAAGGAGGCAAggcaactgaaaacagagatgTGGCTCATGGGGTTGTGCAGGCAGTTaggaaaatcattttctcaGCCCAAGACCAGAGAGCGGCAGGCTGGCTTTGCTGGGCCAAGCGGGTGCAACAGCAAACTCTAGACTGCATTGGGTTGTATTAGGGTTGAGCACCGTAACAGTGCAAAGAGCAAGatgtgtaattaaaaaatgaaattaaataatccAGGCCCTGCAGATGCCATGTTCTTCAGGAGGAACAGAGTTTAATACTGGCTAAATTGCAGAAGTTTGGAAGGTATCTGTCACACTCTTAATTTGGAGGATGTTTAGTTCAGCAGGCAATACTCTGGCCAGTGTCTGGGCAAGATAATGGGCAAGCTGATAGACAGTAGTGGGTGAAGAGTTAAAGTGAGGAATATAATTCCTTCCAAACAGTATGAAATGGAGACTTTTTCAAGGGAAGTTTGGCAGGGTTGACAAGGAACTTAATAGCAAGCTGTTATTGATAAAGGAGGTGCGATGGGGCTGAGGGACTTGGGAGCAGCCGTGTGCATCTCCCAGAAGTGCTGGTGGTGGTAGTGCTGTGCCTGGTGCATGGCGATCCTGCAGCGTCTCTGCCAGTGGTCTGGGAGCAAATGGAGCAGTTGGGATGGTAAAATGGTGTGGAGGTTGGTGGCAAGGACACGCTGCAGGGGGTGATGCATCCCCTGGAAAGGGGCTCGGCTGTCACCGTGTCCTGGTGCAGCCGTGGGTCCTCAGCAGTGCCCCAGGACCTGCACGTTTGCCTAATTCTGTGCCTCAAGGACAGGGCAGTGCCAGCTGTCTCCTGTCCCATGCCTGCTTCTGCATTGCACCTTCTAATCCTATTTAATGTCAGCGATCCCTTTCTGTTCCCCTtccatactgatttttttttgttccaattttattttgtttccatgtttaAGAAATCCTCACCTTCCACCGCCAACCCCCCAGGCGATAGACCCTCCATCCCCCCCCATCGACACACTTCCTCTAGCACAACCCCTCTGAAAACaccctccagccctgcttccaCCTCTAAACGAGTCTCTTCTGTCACATCCCGACCTGCCAGTACAGGAACGCAGGAAACAAAAGCCAAGGTAAGGAAATGGGATGCGAGAGAGGCAAAAGCTGCCTCGGAGAACACCTGAAGGCATTTCTGACAGTGCTTACAGGGCTGCACCATGTCTCAGAAGTGTCTCACATGCTGCAGGGCGTTAGCTGGTCTCTCCGAGGCATTTCTGGGTCCCTTTGTGCTTTTTGGTGTTCTTTGTTGGGCAGCTTTACGCTGTGCCTTATGGCAGACGTATTTGAAACATGCCGGAGCCAGGtctgccaggtgctgcacagagtaggaaacacacacacatctgtgGCTTACGTACAAAGTAGCTTGGAGTTTGCCTTTATGGTGTGTGGTCATACAAACACACCCGTGGTGAGGGAGAGAGCAGAGGCTGCGGGTCTCGGGTAGTGGGATGCCGAGTTTCCGTGAACAGGGGTTGTGACGGCTCTGCTCCGCTTCCCTGCTGCCTTGGGACCCGTCGGCTTTTAAGTTCTCCCTTGCTGTTTTGCATCAGTTTGTGTACACAGACCAGCATCAGAAAATTGCTGGAAAGAGGATGCATTAATTTGCTAGAGAGGGCATGCATAGATTTGGGAGGGCTTTTCTGCAGGAtcagaagacaggaaagagCATCTTGCTATTTACACACCCCCACGGGCTATTTACATGTTACCTGAGTGCGTTACAGCGGGGGACCAAGGAAAAGCTTACCTGTGCTtggagcctggctctgtcctgaACGGAGCCTCTGATCTAAAGTCCGAGGCTGGGTTGGTTCTTCTTCAGCACACAAATGTAGCAGAACGAGGGGAATAAATGAGGAAATGCAGGGGACAGACGGAGCAGCTGGGCACACCTTTTAACCTGAGTGTGCGGGGAACGCCGTGGCGCGGCCGCTCTGCCAGCCCACCAGTGGCCGTGGCAGTTGTGGCAGGCGCTGTGGTGGTGAGCAGGGTAGGAGCAGGCACGTCGCAGATGCCTGCACCTGGGGAAGTTTGGGGAGCCCTGCGGGCAGCAGGGGGGTCCTGCGTGGCTCCGATCCATGAAAAGTGATGGCAGATCCCCCCTGCATCAACCTTCTCCCCCTTGTGTCTGCAGGGCCCAGAGATGAGAGGTGGCACGAAGGCGGCCACGCCACGCTCCGCAGCCGGGCAGGCTCAGAGGAACTCGGCCAACGCCACGCGCATCCCGGCAAAGACACCCACGGCCCCCAAGACCCCTCCCAGCTCCGGTAGGTGGTGGCGAGAGCGGCGTGCGGCCGCTTTCCCTCGGGGGCTCTGACTCCGGGGGCTCCGCGCCGCTGCGGTTCCCAGGCTCTCCGTGCAAGGATTTTGGGGTAGGGAGCCCCTCGTGCAGGCTGGGGTTGTGCACGGCGCTGAGCAAGGGCAGGGCCAGCAGGTTGAGGTCCGCGTGGTGCCTCGGAGCCGCTCAGCATCGTCACGGGGCTGAGGATGGTTCCCCTGAAGGGAGCCTTTCTGCACGCTGCTTCATCTGCTCGGTTCCTCTAGCTGCCAGTGTGTAGGAGAGGGCACTCGCTTTATCCCCGTGGGATTTCCTCCAATTTGGAAGATTTAGACAGATCcgttttttttaatccatctttccttttctctcgACGATATTTCACAAAGACCTGGGAGAAGAGGATCAATTCTTCAATTGCAGGAATGGAGATTAGCCCATTATTCTCAGAAGAAAACCCCAGAAAGCATCAGGCATTGTGAATTTCCATTAAAACGGTGCATTTCGCTgaacatatatattttccataCTTAACCAGAGCTGCATAAATTCTTAAATCAATTAATTTTCCAGCTTTATTAGGTTTAACCGTCTTTCTCATTCATTAAACAggcagaaaggagcagaaaaaaccacctcctgcagcagcaaagtcTGAGAAAGGTGATCTttgaggattttctttcttttctcttttctttcttctcttttcttttttctcttttcttttttctcttttcttttttctcttttcttttttctcttttcttttttctcttctcttctcttctcttctcttctcttctcttctcttctcttctcttctcttctcttctcttctcttctcttctcttctcttctcttctcttctcttctcttctcttctcttcttttctctttttttttgatggggGACAGTTCCAAGCTGCTCAGTGATCTGAGCTTTGTTTAATTATGtgattttataaaaatgcttcCAAATTCCTAACAGGAAAGTAGGTTTGTTTCAGTGTCTTTTGTCTAGTTTTTCATGCATGGTAATGCCACACGCTAGCGGGGCATGATCCGGACAATAAAAAGAATGTCTTTCTTCTGCGATATTGGggaatattgtttttaatttgagcTCTCACTTGAAAATTAAGTGCGTCCATCTGCTTACCCTGTGCTCGCCTCGCTGTGTCTGCAAACTTCAGGTGAGCAGCCCAAGTCTGGAGACAGAAGCGGTTACAGCAGTCCCGGCTCCCCCGGGACTCCAGGCAGCCGTTCCCGCACTCCTTCTCTGCCCACCCCACCAGCCAGGGAGCCCAAGAAGGTGGCAGTGGTTCGCACCCCGCCGAAATCTCCTGCGTCTGCCAAGAGCCGCATCCAGCCCTCAGCTGCACCCATGCCTGACCTGAAAAACGTCAAGTCCAAAATCGGCTCCACCGAGAACCTGAAGCACCAGCCCGGAGGTGGCAAGGTAAACGTGGGCTCTGCTTTCCTGCGGGGACAGCGGGCGCCCAGCGCTGCCTCTGGGAGCAGCAGTACTGGGGGGGGCAGCTGTGGCGGCTGTGCTGTGGCCGATGTCCAGCCTGATTCTGGTTTTGGAGTGTTTTGGGTTGGGGGCTTGTCCTGTAATCGCTTGCCTGGCTTAGAGCAGCTGTCCcgcagagggctgcaggagctcgTACCTTTCACGGGGTGGTATATCCGAGTGCAGACTGGCTGCCGGGGAGTGATATTCCCCTGGGCATCCAGTTAGGGAGAGCAGCTTGTGACCTGCAGCCCTAAAGAGTCCCAGGATCGAGGTTGTGTTTCTGGATCCTACCTGGAGCAGTCACCCCAACGCTGCCTCCGTTTCTTCGAGACGATAGCTGCGTCCTGCGAGGGTCTTGGGTTAGGTGGACCACCCCCAGGAGAACTGCAGCCTCTGCCAGGTCGTGGTTGTGGTCCCAGGGGGCAAAGAGCTTTGGGCTCACTGGGTCGGCCCCAAAACACGGCCAGCGCTGAGACCGCAGGGCCCTTGGGTCTGACAGGGTTCCTGCTGGGTGCTTTTCTCCTGGGGCCAGCCGGGGCTCTGGGGGCaatcccagccctgctgggatgTGGCTGGGACTGAGCTGGAGCTGCCGCTGTGGCCGGGATTGTCGGCTGAGGTCTGGTGAGGGAAGCAGTGCAAGAGCTGAGTGCTTTTCCTGAAGCATTGGGGTTTGGGATCTGGttctgctggcagggctgtggaCTGCGCACTGCAGTCAGCTGCTGTTGGGCCACGATGGCGCAGTGTGGCACGGCCAGAACTGGTGGCAGTGTTTTATCCTCCAACCCCTGGTGTTATCCTCCAACCCCTGGTGTTATCCTCCAGCCCCTGGTGCTTTTCGCTCCCAGAGAGAGCAGCAAAGTGAACTCTGGGCTCCAAGTGCTCGGGAACGAGGGTGGCATGTTAAGTTTTGCAAGCCCAGTGGCAGACTTCTGCAAAGCCCCGGCACAGACCTGGCTGAGGGTCTGAGCAAAGACTTTTTGCAAAGCCCTGGGCATAGACCTGGCTGAGGGCCTGGTGGCTCTTACAGGGACGTTACACGGCAGAACCGCACGCCTGGTGCCCGGTGCAGCCAGGACTCGCCACGTGCTcgtgcctgcagctgctgaagcacCAGGGCCACGACACGTCCGAGCGGTGCCTGCTGCTTCGTGCCACCCAGTGGCTCCGTGCCTCTGAGCCTTTGGCACGGGGGGAGGCTGTGAGATGGCTTCTCCTCTCCATCGCAGAGAGCAGCGggcttttgcatttctgtaggTGCATTGGCTGGCCGTTTGCTGGACGATGCACGgtttgctctctgctgcagTCTGGGGATCGGTTACAATCTCTGGACCCCGGCTGGGGCTCTGGCCGctagcagggcagagcagcatgTGTCCTTCCAGCTGCCAGTGCCCCGGGTCTCATCCCTCCTGCCTGCGTAGCACAAGGCTTGTATTTTTCCTGCCACCCCCTCAAAACCAGTCCTCTGGGAGTTCAGAAGGAGCCCTCCCGCTTGCTGTAAACGGGTCAAATTGTTCGCTTGTTCTTTTTAATCcagcttttgctatttttttttcccctttgtcgGCTTCTCTCTCGGGCAGCATGTTGTTTATTGTTGTCACCGGAAGAGTAAGAGTGGCTGAATTTGGGACAATTCATTGCTCCTTGCAGGGGAGCGTGGCTGGGTGCTCTGCCGGGGGATCTGTAGGGCACGAGGCGGCTCTGAGCTGAGCGGTTGCAGCTGGAGTGGAAGGGGCCGACCCCACAAGTCTGGGTTTAGGCTGGCCAGAAgctggccctgcagcctgctACCTCCCCCCAGATTTCTGCCCCCCAAGCCTAGGGAACATGGGGCACGCGAGCCAGAAGTCAGCCAGGCCAAATCCTTTCCAGTGCTCCTGCGCTGTCTGAGCACTTCTGTTTCTGGTTCTCTGAGTACTGCTCTTGGTAAGCCCGGACGAGCCGAGCTGTGTCCTGATCTGCAGGATTCATTGATCTGGACCTGAAAAATGTCTCCGGGGGCTTCTGTCAGCCTTGGTGCTCCTCGTGCTGGAGAACCACGGTTCAGCGAGGAGCAATCCTTGCAGCAGCGGGCTGGGGACGTGCTGAAACCTAAAGCGAGGTTTTATGCCCAGCCAGAGCCCTGGTTTAGGTCAGGAAACAAATCCAGCCcgtgcaggggaaggagcagggactGTACTTCCATCGGTGTCTTGTCTGGCATTGCTGCTCCTATGTGTGGGGTCACTCCAGCATCGCTGGCCTTACAGaagacacaaaaagcaaaacacatccTAAATGGCTTCTTTAGTACAAAAAATTAGGGAGAGGGTGGACAGGCCTTGGGACTGGAGGGTGATGTTAGCGTGGCGTGTGGTTCCCAGGGGTACTGAGCCACTTCCCACCCGAGGTGGTGTCAGGAATATGGGATAGAGCCTTTGGGGTTGGCCTGGGCTGTCCATTCATCTCGTCTGCACAGGGGTTAAGAAAACTGCAGGCGTGGGACCTCGTCCCTGGCAGCCACGGCGTTTTCTCCTCGGAACTGCAGAGGGAGTTGGAGCCCTGCGCAGCGCCGAGCTCGGCGTCCCCTCTGGGCTGCTCTCCGGGATGCTCTCGGCATCCCATCGCAGTTTGCTCAGCATCTCCGTGCAAGGGAGGGGAGATGCGGGCTGGCCCAGGacggggtgctgagccccggggTTTTCCTCagccccatccctcctcccagcccacccGCTCGATGCAGGTGCTGAGTCACTGAGCACTGCCGCTCTGCAGCGCGTTTGCTGCCCAGCAGGTCCCTCCTTTTGTTCGGGGAAAGCAAAGGGGGGTCGCTGGCTTTTCTGCCGATGTTCTGGCTTGGAAACCGGGGCTGCCTTGCCAGCCAGACGTCAGTAATCTCTGGCTAAAGCTCGCCCACCTCTGTCTTCGGTTTCCAACCCATGAGCAGAGCCGTGCAGCAAGCCAGagctcctcctctgctcctgaCGCTGGAAGGCAGGCTCCTGGTTTTAGTGCTATTTCGCATGGTCAAGCTGCAGATGATCATGTTGTTTCTCACGCTCTTTTCTGGCTACCAAAGGTGCAGATTATTAATAAGAAGCTGGACTTTAGCAGCGTTCAATCCAAGTGTGGCTCAAAGGATAATATCAAACACATCCCAGGAGGAGGCAGTGTGAGTACCTTCACACTTTCAATGCACTATAATGGTTCTTATACTAAGTGGCATGTTGTGTACACTAAACTGCCAATGCTATCTGCAGCGACCGTGCCGTCAGATAGCTATTGGTGACGTGCAATGACTCTTTTCTGGCTACCAAAGGTGCAGATTGTTAATAAGAAGTTGGACTATAGCAGCGTTCAATCCAGGTGTGGCTCAAAGGATAATATCAAACACGTCCCGGGAGGAGGCAGTGTGAGTACCTTCACACTTGGAATGCTCTGTGATAATCCTGACCAGTAGTGGCATGTTCTAGACACCGAATCCCCAATGCTATCTGCAGTGGCCCCGCCGTCAGATAGCGATTGGTGGCGCGCTGTCCTTTAACCCATTAACCCAGAAGACGTGGGTAGAGGAACCCTAACAGGTCCTGGACGTGGACAGAACTAACTGACCCGTGTCTGAAACGAAATGTCCCGTTAACCCCAAGGTTTTACGCTTCCTGGAAGGCTTAAAGCCTCATTGCCTGCAGGACGGGCGGCCTCTAGCAGGCAGTGATGCAGCTGCTGATGCAGTGGACGGATAGATTTATAAGCAAACACAGTCCTTACTGCTTGTTGCCCTGATAAATTGCACCTGACCCTGCACAACACATAAAAGCACAGGTTCCTGATTGTTCCCATCAGGCAAGTACGATCCATGTGAACATCCACCTTCTCCATGCTAATGAATGTGCCCGGTGTGTGCTAGTGCCCGTGGAGGCTGAGCCTGCAGTAGCACCGCGTTAATTGAGCTGAACCCAGGCATTCCCAGCCATTCCCAGAGGAGCAGCCAGCCTCAGCCTTCAGTTAGCGTGCCAGAAACCTGCAGAAACTCCCCAGAGGTTGGTGGATTTGCACCGGTCTCTCTGGAGGCAAAGCTGGGGGCCAGGAAGGACGATGGACCAAGGAGGGAGCATCACCGAGACCCCAAATGGCGCGGCTCACGGTGTGTGGCCACCTGAGGCAGCCATCGGGTGCCCCTCAGACGTTCCCGATGGCTTTTTGTTGTGCTGTTTTTGGTCTCTGGGGATGCCCTCCCTGGGAAACTGAGCGTTGCAGAGGGCTTGGCACGTAGGCATCGGGACATGACCGGGTTTGCAACCTCGGTCTTAAATTTTCTGGCATTCTCCATTTATTTACGGGCCAGAGGAGCTGCTTTGCAGAGGTGGGCCTCTGTGCAGCAGGTTCCCTGCtctttttgccatttcttaAACCTGGGTCCTGCTGCATTACGCCAGGAGGGGGTGTCTGTCCATCGCATCATGTGCgtggctgctgctcagctgcagcacgAGGTGCTGAGCTCATCCTCTCCTCCACTGAGCGCTCGCACCGTGGGCAAGCACTTGCCTCTGCAGTGGCTTACGAATTATCTGGATTTTTGGCTAGAGATTGCCATCCCTCCCCAGGCTCTGCCAGCAGCGAACATGGTGTGGTCGCTGCCTGGCGGCGCTGACACCGAAAGCAGCAGCTTCGCTTGGGGCACGGGTGCTCGGAGCAAAGTTTTGTGCTGATTTGGCTCGAGTGTGACCACACGGGCTGacctggtggcagagctgtgcctgggggCTCCTCTGATCGAGGGGCAACGAGAAGCCCCCGGGGCACGACGGCAGTCGTGTCTTAATCCTCTGCAATGCTGCCAGCAGCGACGCCGGCCCAGCCTCTGCCGCTTCGAGGGAagcgagctgctgctgctgtagcctGGGGTcggtaccttttttttttcttttttttttttttttttaatgccagtgGATGCTCTGGCAGGGTGATGCAGTAGGCAAAAGCTGCCCTAAGAATTGGGGATGCTAAGAGATGGGATCCCAAGGTCTCTGGTGCTGATTTCCCAGgcaagcagctctgtgcccctttccctttcttgctACAATGGGaggcccctgctctgctcccagccaagGTTTGCTGAGTCCCACCTGT contains these protein-coding regions:
- the LOC118261227 gene encoding microtubule-associated protein tau isoform X4 — encoded protein: MAEQRQDVTMMEDHAAGQEKHIPSGYPLQIPVDDGSDEPVSETSDAKSTPTTEDATAPLVEEGDHEDQGGVEQHGEIPEGTTAEEAGVGATPNLEDHAAGDAAQARIDSKDKEGAEAEEKKPKGPEMRGGTKAATPRSAAGQAQRNSANATRIPAKTPTAPKTPPSSGRKEQKKPPPAAAKSEKGEQPKSGDRSGYSSPGSPGTPGSRSRTPSLPTPPAREPKKVAVVRTPPKSPASAKSRIQPSAAPMPDLKNVKSKIGSTENLKHQPGGGKVQIINKKLDFSSVQSKCGSKDNIKHIPGGGSVQIVNKKLDYSSVQSRCGSKDNIKHVPGGGSVQIVYKPVDLSHVTSKCGSLGNIHHKPGGGQVEVKSEKLDFKDKVQSKIGSLDNISHVPGGGNKKREKGKEDKTCPQAARTPSPDPAGLQSLVLEPPTPLESQLPALHSAGEGTN
- the LOC118261227 gene encoding microtubule-associated protein tau isoform X3; translation: MAEQRQDVTMMEDHAAGQEKHIPSGYPLQIPVDDGSDEPVSETSDAKSTPTTEDATAPLVEEGDHEDQGGVEQHGEIPEGTTAEEAGVGATPNLEDHAAGDAAQARIDSKDKEGAEAEEKKPKKSSPSTANPPGDRPSIPPHRHTSSSTTPLKTPSSPASTSKRVSSVTSRPASTGTQETKAKGPEMRGGTKAATPRSAAGQAQRNSANATRIPAKTPTAPKTPPSSGRKEQKKPPPAAAKSEKAREPKKVAVVRTPPKSPASAKSRIQPSAAPMPDLKNVKSKIGSTENLKHQPGGGKVQIINKKLDFSSVQSKCGSKDNIKHIPGGGSVQIVNKKLDYSSVQSRCGSKDNIKHVPGGGSVQIVYKPVDLSHVTSKCGSLGNIHHKPGGGQVEVKSEKLDFKDKVQSKIGSLDNISHVPGGGNKKREKGKEDKTCPQAARTPSPDPAGLQSLVLEPPTPLESQLPALHSAGEGTN
- the LOC118261227 gene encoding microtubule-associated protein tau isoform X1; this encodes MAEQRQDVTMMEDHAAGQEKHIPSGYPLQIPVDDGSDEPVSETSDAKSTPTTEDATAPLVEEGDHEDQGGVEQHGEIPEGTTAEEAGVGATPNLEDHAAGDAAQARIDSKDKEGAEAEEKKPKKSSPSTANPPGDRPSIPPHRHTSSSTTPLKTPSSPASTSKRVSSVTSRPASTGTQETKAKGPEMRGGTKAATPRSAAGQAQRNSANATRIPAKTPTAPKTPPSSGRKEQKKPPPAAAKSEKGEQPKSGDRSGYSSPGSPGTPGSRSRTPSLPTPPAREPKKVAVVRTPPKSPASAKSRIQPSAAPMPDLKNVKSKIGSTENLKHQPGGGKVQIINKKLDFSSVQSKCGSKDNIKHIPGGGSVQIVNKKLDYSSVQSRCGSKDNIKHVPGGGSVQIVYKPVDLSHVTSKCGSLGNIHHKPGGGQVEVKSEKLDFKDKVQSKIGSLDNISHVPGGGNKKREKGKEDKTCPQAARTPSPDPAGLQSLVLEPPTPLESQLPALHSAGEGTN
- the LOC118261227 gene encoding microtubule-associated protein tau isoform X2, with the translated sequence MAEQRQDVTMMEDHAAGQEKHIPSGYPLQIPVDDGSDEPVSETSDAKSTPTTEDATAPLVEEGDHEDQGGVEQHGEIPEGTTAEEAGVGATPNLEDHAAGDAAQARIDSKDKEGAEAEEKKPKKSSPSTANPPGDRPSIPPHRHTSSSTTPLKTPSSPASTSKRVSSVTSRPASTGTQETKAKGPEMRGGTKAATPRSAAGQAQRNSANATRIPAKTPTAPKTPPSSGRKEQKKPPPAAAKSEKGEQPKSGDRSGYSSPGSPGTPGSRSRTPSLPTPPAREPKKVAVVRTPPKSPASAKSRIQPSAAPMPDLKNVKSKIGSTENLKHQPGGGKVQIINKKLDFSSVQSKCGSKDNIKHIPGGGSVQIVYKPVDLSHVTSKCGSLGNIHHKPGGGQVEVKSEKLDFKDKVQSKIGSLDNISHVPGGGNKKREKGKEDKTCPQAARTPSPDPAGLQSLVLEPPTPLESQLPALHSAGEGTN
- the LOC118261227 gene encoding microtubule-associated protein tau isoform X5 — protein: MAEQRQDVTMMEDHAAGQEKHIPSGYPLQIPVDDGSDEPVSETSDAKSTPTTEDATAPLVEEGDHEDQGGVEQHGEIPEGTTAEEAGVGATPNLEDHAAGDAAQARIDSKDKEGAEAEEKKPKKSSPSTANPPGDRPSIPPHRHTSSSTTPLKTPSSPASTSKRVSSVTSRPASTGTQETKAKGPEMRGGTKAATPRSAAGQAQRNSANATRIPAKTPTAPKTPPSSGRKEQKKPPPAAAKSEKGEQPKSGDRSGYSSPGSPGTPGSRSRTPSLPTPPAREPKKVAVVRTPPKSPASAKSRIQPSAAPMPDLKNVKSKIGSTENLKHQPGGGKVQIVYKPVDLSHVTSKCGSLGNIHHKPGGGQVEVKSEKLDFKDKVQSKIGSLDNISHVPGGGNKKREKGKEDKTCPQAARTPSPDPAGLQSLVLEPPTPLESQLPALHSAGEGTN